The genomic region ATGACCCTACCACAACCCCCGGCGCAATCAGCGGCAGGGTGACGGTCCACAGCACCTGCCAGGGCGAGCCCCCCAGCGATCGCGCCTGCAGCTCATAGCCGAGGTCGAGGTTGGCGAAGACGCTGGACAAAACCAAGGTCATATAGGGAATGGTGGGCATGAGGTGAACCAGAATCACGCCGAGGACGGTGCCGCTTAAGCCCAAGCGGATCAGGACATACTGGATGCCCATCAGGGTTGCCAGGGGCGAGACAATAATCGGCATCAGCAGGAAAAGCTTCAGGGCCATTTTGCCAGGAAAGTCCAGGGTGCCTAAGGCGCGACCGGCGGGCAGTCCGACAACCAGGGACAGGCTGGTGGTGACAAGGGCGATCGCTAAACTTTGCAGCAGCCCTTCGCCAATGCGGGAGCTAGGGGAAAAAATCTGCATCCAATGAACCATCGTCCATTGCTCGGGCAACACCTGGGGAAAAAACCAGCTCTGGGCAACCGACCAAATCAACAGGGGCAAAAAGGGGAGGAGCAGGAGGGCGATCGCCCCTGTGATCAGACCATAGCGGGGTAAGGTGATCATGAATGACCTCGCTCTGCATAGGGTTGCCGATTTTTGGCCGTCAGAACCAGGTAGAGGGCGAGGATGGCCATGGATATCCCGGACAAGATTAAACCTAGGGCTACGGCTTCTGGACGTTTGCCTAGGTCTGTGTCGGTGAAGGCGCGGTAGACCAATACGGGCAGGGTGCGCGGGCGGGTTGATCCTAAAAGAAAGGGCACCTCGAAGGACGCAAAAATATAGCCGAAGACGATCAGGCTAGCGGATAGAATGCCTGGCTTCATCATCGGTAGCGTCACGTTCCAGAAACACTGCCAGGGGTTAGCACCCAGAGCCCGCGCCTGATGTTCGTAGTAGGGATTCATGCCCCGGAGAACCGCTAGCAAAATCAGGGTGATAAAGGGAATTTCTTTCCATAGAAAGTGAAGGAGGACGCCCCAGTTGTTCGGATCATTCACCAACAACGGCACATCCTGATCCGACTGAATCCAGCCAAGTGCCATCAGGAGTCGTGCCAAAAAACCACTGGGCGACAGCAGTAACAGAATACCCGCTACGCCCACGAGATGGGGAATGGGTAAGGTAATTTGACAGGCGATCGTGGCCCAGCGTCCTGCCGACCGCAGCAACAGCGCTAAACCAATGCTAATCAACGTAGACAGCCCGGTGGCTACCGCGGCCAGATAGAAACTCAGCCAGAGCGATCGCCCCAATTCTGGATGGGAGAAGGCGGCACCGTAGGCAGCTAGGGAGGGTTGGGTGTCTCCCAAAATGCCGATGATGCCGACACTTTGCAAGCTGGCTAGGATCAGCCCGCCGCCAAACAACAGGCCAATCATGCCGACGGCGGGCAGCAAGAGCAGGTAGGCGCGTGCCCACGTGGGCCAGCGACTCCACTGAACTAGATGTTGACGAGATAACTTAGATGTAATACCAACCATAGAGAGAAAACAAACGGCGATCGCCACTAGGCGCTTACTTTAGCAGAAACCACCGCCGTCTTCCTGAAAATCGGCTGAGGAGAGGATGAATCTCTGCTGTCTTGCCTGACCCAAGACCTCATCCTGGCTTCACCGGCTGGTCTTCCAGCCAAGCGATCACCGCTGCGCAGAGGGACGGAAAGTGCAAGCGGCTTTGCTCCAACCGCTCTAAGCGTTCCGTTGAGCTGGCGCTACCGGCATCGGCATACCAGCGGTTAGCCGTGATCCAATACCCGGCTGTCCAACAGAGCGATCGCACCGCTGGAAATGGGCCGAAGGCGGTGAAATGGCGCTGAATGGTTTCCGCTAAGCGATCGTCGTCGAGGGCTGCGTAATACTCCCGCAAAAACAGGGCGCGATCGCTCTCGGGCATATGATAGCCAGGGCGGCGCTGCACCGTCACCGGCGATAGAAAATGCCCCAGATCCCCCGCAGGCGATCCAATCTCCGCCCATTCCCAGTCAATTAAATAGGCGCGATCGCCTCCCACCACCCAGTTCTCATAGGTATGGTCGCTATGCACCAGACAGCGATGGGGCCAATCGGTCAACCATTGCTCAGTCCACAAACGCTGCTGGGCTAAGTCCAGCACCTGGTTCAGCACGTCTACGATCTGGGGATCGGCCTGGGGCGACTCGATATAGGGCTGAGCGTAGGCCTGGGATTCTTGGTAGAACAAGGACAGCGGTTGTTCTACTAGGGGCACCCTAGGCATGAGCGTGGATAGATCATGGTCGGGTGACAGGGGCAATCGATGCAGTTGGGCTAAGGTCTGGGCTGCTTTTTGTAGATCATCTGGACTATAGTTGAGCGATCGCCCCTCTAGATAATTGGTAATTAAATAAGTCCAGGGAAAATCGTCGCTTGGCGTTAGCTGAGCCTGGTATAGCTCATGGCTGATACCGCTACCGCTGAGATAGGTGAGAATGGTTTGCTCAAACTGCGTGACTCGACTAAAGACACCGCCAAATCGTTGGTTGGGGGTATTCACCGCCACCCGTACCAGTTGGGCAGCATTCAGCCGAAAGGTGACATTGGCTTCCCCATGGGCCAGCAGGCGCAGGTGGCAGTCTTGGTGATAGGCATCTTGGCGCTCAAGATGGGATTGGAGCGATGTTTGTAGCTGTTTGAGATCGAGAGTGGAGGTGGGCAATGGTCGTCAACGATGGGTCATTATTGACCACTATAAAGGATTCCTAGGCTTGGGGGCATGAAGGCGATCGTGACTACCACAGAGAATGCTCCATCGTCAGGGAGGATTTGGGTGGACTCAATCAGCAACTGTTCCCCATCTATCCTATCCTATTCGTTAACAGCGCTAGGGGATCAGCCGTATGACGATCAGACCCATCACAGACGATGATAGTGTCGCTATTACCGACATCTACAACTGGTATATCTTAAACACAACGATCACCTTTGAGCTAGAGACCATCAATGCTTTAGCTATGCAACAACGCATTCAGGAAAAACGAGTGCATCATGATTGGCTCGTGGGGGTGGTGAACCAGGAGATTATTGGCTATGCCTATTATGGTGCCTTCCGTGCTCGACCAGCCTATAGCCATACGGTGGAATCTACTATTTATTTGGCACAGGATAGGCGAGGTCAAGGGTTGGGAACGCTACTGTACAGAGAACTCCTACATTCAGCCGCCGCCCGTGGTTTTCGGGAGATGATTGGCATCATTGCACTACCCAACCAAGGCAGTATTAAACTACACCAAAAGTTAGGGTTTGAAGAAACGGGTGTACTCAAGCAGGTGGGCCATAAGTTTGATCGCTACATTGATGTGGGGATTTGGCAAAAATCTCTTGGTTAACTCTAGGACACCTCTAGGACATATCTAGGACTCAAAAGCGATCGCTTGAAATCGGTTGTTTAGAAACTCGGTGAGCATCTGTACCTTCGTGGACAGATGTCGGTTGACTGGATAGAGGATCATAATGTTCAACGGCGGCAGGTGGTAGTCAGTAAATAAGCGCTGAAGGCGATCGCTGCCTAGGTCGCCCCCCACGATAAACGATGGCAATAGGACAATACCTAGGTCTCGTAGAGCTGCCTGGCGTAGAACGTCGCCATTGTTGGAACAGAGGACGCCGTGAATGGGCACGGTAATGTCTTGATCGCCATCCATAAACCGCCACTGACGACGACTAGATAAGTAACCGTAGGATAAGCAAGAGTGGTCATGCAGGTCGTGAGGATGGTTGGGTGTGCCATGCTTGGCTAGGTAGCCAGGGGAGGCGCAGACAATCTGCTGGACGGCAGCAATCGTGTGAACAATGACGCCTGGAAAATCTGAGGTTTCGGAGATCCGCACGGTGAGGTCAAAGCCTTCCTCAATCGGATCAATGAAGCGATCGTTCAGAGTGAGCTGCACTTGGAGTTCGGGATAGTCGGCCATGAAGTCAGCGATCGCGGGCGCTAAGTTGAGGATGCCAAAGGACATAGGGGCGTTGATGCGCAGATTGCCGCGTGGCTCTTGGTGAATGCGCGACACGGCCAGTTCAGCTTCCTCCAGGGCGGCGAGAATGTCGAGGCAGCGATCGTAGAAAGCTAGCCCGGACTCGGTGGGATTTACCCGGCGAGTGGTGCGATGTAGCAACTGTACGCCCAACTCATTTTCTAGGTGAATGACCAGCTTGTTGACCGCCGACCGTGATGTCCCCATGGCGCGAGCGGCGGCGGCAAAGCCACCGGTATCAACAACCTGCACAAAGGCTTGCATACTGGCAAATTTGTCCATGGTTCTCCTAGGTGGGTGGATACCTGGTTGACTCAACGGGTGAGCCAGCTCGAAAGCCCTCACCCTAGCCCTAGCCCCAGGGAGAGGGAAACGGAGGGGTGGATCGACTCCCCTTGCCCTCAGGGATAGGGGTTGGGGGGTGAGGGTCATCAGTTTTTGTCCGTCAACCAGGGGTGGATCTTCTACAGTGGGTGCAGGGCAAAAGGTTCTAAGACTGTATCGATTCTAGCGACAAACTGTCAATTTTGTAGGCTATTGTAATTCTAGAGGAATCAATTCATAATAGAGCTAACTCGAACTGAGTTCGACATCCCACTATTCCGATTGGAGGTCGCTCTTATGATCACCCTGCGTCCATCCCATGAGCGAGGTGCTGTCAACATTGGCTGGCTGGATAGCCGCCACAGCTTCTCGTTTGGCAACTACTACGATCCGCAGCACATGGGGTTTTCGTCCCTGCGGGTTATCAATGAAGACAAGGTGCAGCCTAGCCAAGGCTTTCCCACCCACGGCCACCGAGACATGGAAATTGTCACCTATGTTTTGTCTGGCGCTTTGGAGCATAAAGACAGCATCGGTAATGGAGCGGTTATGCGTCCTGGCGATGTGCAGCGCATGTCTGCGGGTACCGGCATCCTGCACAGCGAATACAACGCATCTGCCACGGAGCCGGTGCATCTCTTGCAAATATGGCTCCTGCCTGGACAACTGGGCATTGAGCCGAGCTATGAGCAGGTGTTTTTCTCCGATGAGCAAAAGCTGGGCCGTCTCAAGCTCGTGGGCTCCCAGGATGGCCGGGAAGGTTCCGTCACCATCCATCAAGATGTGAGCCTCTATGCGTCGTTGCTGCAAACTGGGCAGCAGGTCACCCATAGCCTAGGAAGCGATCGCAGTGCTTGGGTGCAGGTGGCGCGGGGAGCTGTTGAGGTGAATGGCCAACTCCTCTATGCGGGAGACGCGGCCGCGATCGCTCAGGAGTCTGTGATTGATCTAAAAGCGATCGCTGATCAGACCGAATTCTTGCTGTTTGATATGGTGGCTTAGCACAATTACGCTATCAATGCTTAGATGACAGGGGGGCAACGTCATCGATGCGTCTGCCCCTCATGCTTAAAGAATACTGCTGATACTGCTTGAGAGG from Leptolyngbya sp. CCY15150 harbors:
- a CDS encoding GNAT family N-acetyltransferase: MTIRPITDDDSVAITDIYNWYILNTTITFELETINALAMQQRIQEKRVHHDWLVGVVNQEIIGYAYYGAFRARPAYSHTVESTIYLAQDRRGQGLGTLLYRELLHSAAARGFREMIGIIALPNQGSIKLHQKLGFEETGVLKQVGHKFDRYIDVGIWQKSLG
- a CDS encoding pirin family protein, giving the protein MITLRPSHERGAVNIGWLDSRHSFSFGNYYDPQHMGFSSLRVINEDKVQPSQGFPTHGHRDMEIVTYVLSGALEHKDSIGNGAVMRPGDVQRMSAGTGILHSEYNASATEPVHLLQIWLLPGQLGIEPSYEQVFFSDEQKLGRLKLVGSQDGREGSVTIHQDVSLYASLLQTGQQVTHSLGSDRSAWVQVARGAVEVNGQLLYAGDAAAIAQESVIDLKAIADQTEFLLFDMVA
- a CDS encoding phosphotransferase, producing the protein MPTSTLDLKQLQTSLQSHLERQDAYHQDCHLRLLAHGEANVTFRLNAAQLVRVAVNTPNQRFGGVFSRVTQFEQTILTYLSGSGISHELYQAQLTPSDDFPWTYLITNYLEGRSLNYSPDDLQKAAQTLAQLHRLPLSPDHDLSTLMPRVPLVEQPLSLFYQESQAYAQPYIESPQADPQIVDVLNQVLDLAQQRLWTEQWLTDWPHRCLVHSDHTYENWVVGGDRAYLIDWEWAEIGSPAGDLGHFLSPVTVQRRPGYHMPESDRALFLREYYAALDDDRLAETIQRHFTAFGPFPAVRSLCWTAGYWITANRWYADAGSASSTERLERLEQSRLHFPSLCAAVIAWLEDQPVKPG
- a CDS encoding ABC transporter permease subunit, whose translation is MVGITSKLSRQHLVQWSRWPTWARAYLLLLPAVGMIGLLFGGGLILASLQSVGIIGILGDTQPSLAAYGAAFSHPELGRSLWLSFYLAAVATGLSTLISIGLALLLRSAGRWATIACQITLPIPHLVGVAGILLLLSPSGFLARLLMALGWIQSDQDVPLLVNDPNNWGVLLHFLWKEIPFITLILLAVLRGMNPYYEHQARALGANPWQCFWNVTLPMMKPGILSASLIVFGYIFASFEVPFLLGSTRPRTLPVLVYRAFTDTDLGKRPEAVALGLILSGISMAILALYLVLTAKNRQPYAERGHS
- a CDS encoding ABC transporter permease subunit, whose translation is MITLPRYGLITGAIALLLLPFLPLLIWSVAQSWFFPQVLPEQWTMVHWMQIFSPSSRIGEGLLQSLAIALVTTSLSLVVGLPAGRALGTLDFPGKMALKLFLLMPIIVSPLATLMGIQYVLIRLGLSGTVLGVILVHLMPTIPYMTLVLSSVFANLDLGYELQARSLGGSPWQVLWTVTLPLIAPGVVVGSLFAFLISWNEFLLTFIIGGGRVFTLPMVLFTLLQGGNHGLVAAVAITSVIPGLVFLVFASRALQQDHALGGLGNV
- a CDS encoding LysR family transcriptional regulator, producing the protein MDKFASMQAFVQVVDTGGFAAAARAMGTSRSAVNKLVIHLENELGVQLLHRTTRRVNPTESGLAFYDRCLDILAALEEAELAVSRIHQEPRGNLRINAPMSFGILNLAPAIADFMADYPELQVQLTLNDRFIDPIEEGFDLTVRISETSDFPGVIVHTIAAVQQIVCASPGYLAKHGTPNHPHDLHDHSCLSYGYLSSRRQWRFMDGDQDITVPIHGVLCSNNGDVLRQAALRDLGIVLLPSFIVGGDLGSDRLQRLFTDYHLPPLNIMILYPVNRHLSTKVQMLTEFLNNRFQAIAFES